A region from the Oceanidesulfovibrio marinus genome encodes:
- the tuf gene encoding elongation factor Tu, giving the protein MGKAKYERSKPHVNVGTVGHIDHGKTTLTAAITKILSMKAGGSYIAFDEIDKAPEEKERGITIATAHVEYETDKRHYAHVDCPGHADYIKNMITGAAQMDGAILVVAATDGPMPQTREHILLARQVGVPSLVVFLNKVDLVDDPELLELVELEVRELLTSYEYPGDDIPVVLGSALKALECDTPDDEAAKPIFELMEALDSYIPEPERDIDKPFLMPIEDVFSISGRGTVVTGRVDRGVIKVGEEIEIVGMKDTVKTTCTGVEMFRKILDQGQAGDNVGVLLRGIKREDVERGQVLARPGTITPHRKFKAEVYVLSKEEGGRHTPFFSGYRPQFYFRTTDVTGVITLEEGVEMVMPGDNATFNVELIVPIAMEKGLRFAIREGGRTVGAGVVSEITE; this is encoded by the coding sequence ATGGGCAAAGCCAAGTACGAACGCAGTAAGCCGCACGTCAACGTGGGCACAGTCGGCCACATCGACCACGGCAAGACCACCCTCACGGCGGCCATTACCAAGATCCTCTCCATGAAGGCCGGTGGCAGCTACATCGCCTTCGACGAGATCGACAAGGCCCCCGAGGAGAAGGAGCGCGGCATCACCATCGCCACCGCTCACGTGGAGTATGAGACCGACAAGCGCCACTACGCACACGTGGACTGCCCCGGCCACGCCGACTACATCAAGAACATGATCACCGGTGCGGCGCAGATGGACGGCGCCATCCTGGTGGTCGCCGCCACCGACGGCCCCATGCCGCAGACTCGTGAGCACATCCTGCTCGCCCGTCAGGTCGGCGTGCCGTCCCTGGTTGTCTTCCTGAACAAGGTGGACCTGGTGGACGACCCCGAGCTTCTGGAGCTGGTCGAGCTCGAAGTCCGCGAGCTGCTCACCAGCTACGAGTACCCGGGCGACGACATTCCGGTGGTCCTGGGCAGCGCGCTCAAGGCTCTTGAGTGCGACACCCCGGACGACGAGGCAGCCAAGCCGATCTTCGAGCTGATGGAAGCTCTGGACAGCTACATTCCCGAGCCCGAGCGCGACATCGACAAGCCGTTCCTGATGCCCATCGAGGACGTGTTCTCCATCTCCGGCCGCGGCACCGTGGTGACCGGTCGTGTTGACCGCGGCGTCATCAAGGTGGGCGAGGAGATCGAGATCGTCGGCATGAAGGACACCGTGAAGACGACCTGCACGGGCGTCGAGATGTTCCGCAAGATCCTGGATCAGGGTCAGGCCGGCGACAACGTGGGTGTTCTGCTGCGCGGCATCAAGCGCGAGGATGTGGAGCGCGGCCAGGTTCTGGCGCGTCCGGGCACCATCACCCCGCACCGCAAGTTCAAGGCCGAGGTGTACGTGCTCTCCAAGGAAGAGGGCGGCCGTCACACGCCGTTCTTCTCTGGCTACCGTCCGCAGTTCTACTTCCGTACCACGGACGTGACCGGCGTGATCACCCTGGAAGAGGGTGTGGAGATGGTCATGCCCGGCGACAACGCGACCTTCAACGTCGAGCTCATCGTCCCCATCGCCATGGAGAAGGGTCTGCGCTTCGCGATTCGCGAAGGCGGCCGCACCGTCGGCGCCGGCGTTGTCTCGGAGATCACGGAGTAA
- the rpmG gene encoding 50S ribosomal protein L33, with translation MRVNIQLACTECKRRNYATTKNKKNTTGRLEVMKYCPWDKKHTTHRETK, from the coding sequence ATGCGCGTTAATATTCAGCTTGCGTGCACTGAGTGCAAACGGCGTAACTACGCCACGACGAAGAACAAGAAGAACACGACTGGTCGTCTCGAAGTGATGAAGTACTGCCCGTGGGACAAGAAGCACACCACGCACCGCGAGACCAAGTAA
- the secE gene encoding preprotein translocase subunit SecE: MANKNAKNGSKNEQGGKASRAKASGRSGKDQGRQAKGQANAEPKGLAGKVNQLKEFFEQSKVELKKVTWPSRKETVSTSIAVVVLVLVMSIFLWGVDLVLSRVVQLILSS; encoded by the coding sequence ATGGCCAATAAGAACGCAAAAAACGGCTCGAAGAACGAGCAGGGCGGCAAAGCCTCCCGCGCAAAGGCGTCGGGCCGTTCAGGAAAGGATCAGGGCCGTCAGGCCAAGGGCCAGGCGAATGCCGAGCCCAAAGGGCTTGCCGGCAAGGTGAATCAGCTCAAGGAGTTCTTCGAGCAATCGAAGGTCGAGCTGAAGAAGGTCACCTGGCCGAGCCGCAAGGAGACTGTGTCCACGAGCATCGCCGTGGTCGTCCTCGTGCTGGTCATGTCCATCTTCCTGTGGGGAGTGGACCTGGTGCTCTCCAGAGTTGTTCAGCTCATCCTTTCCTCCTAG
- the nusG gene encoding transcription termination/antitermination protein NusG, whose amino-acid sequence MADAPENNGQAEQPIPGVDGAAGPKARWYIVHTYSGYEQRVEQTIKEMMRTGQDNGDIKEVVVPTEKVIELVKGAKKTSMRKFYPGYIMVRMIMNDASWHLVQSIPRVTGFVGGKNRPTPMRDSEAERILAMMVSRQEQPRPKFHFERGDEVRVIDGPFGGFNGVVEDVNYDKGKLRVEVSIFGRQTPVELDFVQVTKG is encoded by the coding sequence ATGGCAGACGCACCTGAGAATAACGGCCAGGCCGAACAGCCCATACCGGGCGTTGACGGCGCTGCCGGGCCCAAGGCGCGGTGGTACATCGTCCACACCTACTCGGGATACGAGCAGCGTGTGGAGCAGACCATCAAAGAGATGATGCGCACCGGTCAGGACAACGGTGACATCAAGGAGGTGGTCGTTCCAACCGAGAAGGTCATCGAGCTCGTCAAGGGCGCGAAGAAGACCTCCATGCGCAAGTTCTACCCGGGCTACATCATGGTGCGGATGATCATGAACGACGCTTCATGGCACCTGGTGCAATCCATTCCGCGGGTAACGGGCTTTGTGGGCGGCAAAAACCGTCCCACGCCCATGCGCGACTCGGAAGCCGAACGCATCCTTGCGATGATGGTCAGCAGGCAGGAGCAGCCCCGGCCGAAGTTCCACTTCGAGCGGGGAGACGAAGTCCGCGTAATTGATGGGCCTTTTGGTGGGTTCAACGGCGTGGTCGAAGACGTGAACTACGACAAGGGCAAGCTCCGGGTGGAAGTCTCCATCTTCGGACGCCAGACCCCGGTCGAGCTCGACTTCGTTCAGGTCACCAAGGGCTAG
- the rplK gene encoding 50S ribosomal protein L11: MAKKVIAKIKLQIPAGAANPSPPVGPALGQHGLNIMEFCKAFNAKTQDQKGMVIPVEITVFADRSFTFITKTPPAAVLLKKAAKVDKGSGEPHKEKVGSVTLAQVKEIAELKTPDLTAKDTEAAMRSILGTARSMGIEVKG; encoded by the coding sequence ATGGCCAAGAAAGTGATCGCCAAGATCAAGCTGCAGATTCCTGCCGGCGCGGCCAATCCGTCGCCGCCCGTAGGTCCGGCGCTGGGTCAGCACGGCTTGAACATCATGGAGTTCTGCAAGGCGTTCAACGCCAAGACGCAGGACCAGAAGGGTATGGTCATCCCGGTGGAGATCACGGTCTTTGCCGACCGCTCGTTCACCTTCATCACCAAGACTCCGCCCGCGGCTGTGCTTTTGAAGAAGGCGGCGAAAGTGGACAAGGGCTCTGGCGAGCCCCACAAGGAAAAGGTCGGCTCCGTGACCTTGGCTCAGGTGAAAGAGATCGCCGAGCTGAAGACGCCCGACCTGACCGCCAAAGACACTGAGGCAGCCATGCGCTCCATTCTCGGCACTGCGCGCAGCATGGGTATTGAAGTCAAAGGGTAA